Proteins from a genomic interval of Streptococcus sp. D7B5:
- the glnR gene encoding transcriptional repressor GlnR, whose amino-acid sequence MKEREFRRNMAVFPIGSVMKLTDLSARQIRYYEDQELIKPDRNEGNRRMYSLNDMDRLLEIKDYISEGHNIAAIKKKYAEREAKSKKAVSQTEVRRALHNELLQQGRFASVRSPFGRG is encoded by the coding sequence ATGAAGGAAAGAGAATTTCGCCGAAATATGGCTGTTTTTCCTATCGGCAGTGTTATGAAATTGACCGATCTCTCAGCGCGTCAGATTCGTTATTATGAAGATCAAGAGTTGATCAAACCTGATCGAAACGAAGGGAACCGTCGCATGTATTCGTTGAATGACATGGATCGTCTGCTTGAAATCAAAGATTATATCTCTGAAGGTCATAATATTGCTGCGATTAAGAAAAAATATGCTGAACGCGAGGCGAAGTCCAAGAAAGCCGTGAGTCAGACGGAAGTGCGTCGCGCACTTCACAATGAACTCCTCCAGCAGGGGCGCTTTGCTTCAGTACGGTCACCCTTTGGTCGCGGTTAG
- the glnA gene encoding type I glutamate--ammonia ligase — protein MPITAADIRREVKEKNVTFIRLMFSDILGTMKNVEIPATDEQLDKVLSNKAMFDGSSIEGFVRINESDMYLYPDLDTWTVFPWGDENGSVAGLICDVYTTEGEPFAGDPRGNLKRALRHMEEVGFKSFNLGPEPEFFLFKLDENGDPTLEVNDKGGYFDLAPTDLADNTRREIVNVLTKMGFEVEASHHEVAVGQHEIDFKYDEVLRACDKIQIFKLVVKTIARKHGLYATFMAKPKFGIAGSGMHCNMSLFDAEGNNAFFDPNDPKGMQLSETAYHFLGGLIKHAYNYTAIMNPTVNSYKRLVPGYEAPVYIAWAGRNRSPLVRVPASRGMGTRLELRSVDPMANPYIAMAVLLEVGLHGIENKIEAPAPIEENIYIMTAEERKEAGITDLPSTLHNALKALTEDDVVKAALGEHIYTSFLEAKRIEWASYATFVSQWEVDNYLDLY, from the coding sequence ATGCCAATCACAGCTGCAGATATTCGTCGTGAAGTCAAGGAAAAAAATGTTACCTTTATTCGTCTCATGTTTTCAGATATCCTGGGGACGATGAAAAACGTCGAAATTCCTGCTACAGATGAACAGTTAGATAAGGTCTTGTCAAATAAAGCCATGTTTGATGGATCTTCTATTGAAGGTTTTGTACGTATTAATGAGTCAGATATGTACTTGTACCCAGACTTGGATACATGGACAGTCTTCCCTTGGGGAGATGAAAATGGAAGTGTTGCAGGTTTGATCTGTGATGTCTATACAACAGAAGGCGAACCCTTTGCAGGTGACCCACGTGGTAATCTGAAGCGTGCACTTCGTCATATGGAAGAAGTAGGATTCAAATCCTTCAACCTTGGTCCAGAGCCAGAATTCTTCCTATTTAAGTTGGATGAAAATGGCGACCCAACACTTGAAGTGAATGACAAGGGTGGCTACTTTGATTTGGCGCCTACTGACCTTGCGGACAATACACGTCGTGAAATCGTGAATGTCTTGACCAAAATGGGATTTGAAGTAGAAGCGAGTCACCACGAGGTTGCGGTTGGACAACATGAAATTGACTTCAAGTATGATGAAGTCCTTCGTGCCTGTGACAAGATTCAAATCTTTAAGCTCGTAGTAAAAACCATTGCTCGTAAACACGGTTTGTACGCAACCTTTATGGCAAAACCAAAATTTGGTATTGCTGGATCAGGTATGCACTGTAATATGTCCTTGTTTGATGCAGAAGGAAACAATGCCTTCTTTGATCCAAATGATCCAAAAGGAATGCAGTTGTCTGAAACGGCCTACCATTTCCTTGGCGGTTTGATCAAACATGCTTACAACTATACTGCCATCATGAACCCAACGGTTAACTCATACAAACGTTTGGTTCCAGGTTATGAAGCGCCTGTTTACATTGCTTGGGCTGGTCGTAACCGTTCGCCACTTGTGCGCGTGCCGGCTTCACGTGGTATGGGAACTCGTCTTGAGTTGCGTTCAGTGGACCCAATGGCAAACCCATACATCGCTATGGCGGTTCTTTTGGAAGTTGGTTTGCATGGTATTGAAAACAAAATCGAAGCACCAGCTCCTATCGAAGAGAATATCTACATCATGACAGCAGAAGAGCGTAAGGAAGCTGGAATCACTGATCTTCCATCAACTCTTCACAACGCTTTGAAAGCTTTGACTGAGGATGACGTGGTCAAGGCAGCCCTAGGTGAACACATCTACACTAGCTTCCTTGAAGCGAAACGTATCGAGTGGGCCAGCTATGCAACCTTTGTTTCACAATGGGAAGTTGATAATTATCTTGATTTGTATTAA
- a CDS encoding TlpA disulfide reductase family protein, with translation MQKDKWWLPFLAVGVIIGLAVGLLYYTRPTKDGDIGSSSVSQSTSSDKNNTALSLKGQQLPEFKMTSQDGKLIAISELYDKPMLVVEWASWCPHCQKQLPIVQQMYEKYGDQIHFVLLNMNEPGKETKETADQYIKEKGYTFPYYYDEDQSAADLLQVQTIPSMYLVTKQQQVKNVLVNHTTAENFSKELQELLN, from the coding sequence ATGCAAAAAGACAAGTGGTGGCTACCATTTTTAGCGGTGGGTGTCATCATAGGTTTAGCGGTGGGTTTGCTTTATTACACCAGACCCACTAAGGATGGAGATATAGGTTCATCGTCAGTTTCGCAATCAACTTCTAGTGATAAGAACAATACGGCTTTGAGTTTAAAAGGCCAACAACTTCCAGAATTTAAAATGACCTCTCAAGATGGAAAATTGATTGCTATCTCGGAACTGTATGATAAACCTATGTTAGTTGTCGAATGGGCTAGTTGGTGTCCGCATTGCCAGAAACAACTACCCATTGTTCAGCAGATGTATGAAAAGTATGGAGATCAAATTCATTTTGTTCTTCTGAATATGAACGAACCAGGAAAAGAAACAAAGGAAACTGCTGATCAGTATATCAAAGAAAAAGGATATACTTTCCCCTATTATTATGACGAAGATCAGTCCGCAGCCGATCTTTTACAGGTTCAAACCATACCAAGTATGTATCTTGTGACAAAACAGCAACAGGTAAAGAATGTATTAGTAAATCATACCACTGCTGAAAATTTCTCGAAAGAGTTACAAGAATTGCTAAA
- a CDS encoding aromatic acid exporter family protein, whose translation MSYFKKYKFDKSQFKLGMRTFKTGIAVFIVLLIFGFFGWKGLQIGALTAVFSLRESFDKSVHFGTSRILGNSIGGFYALVFFLLNTLFHGAFWVTLLVVPICTMLTIMTNVAMNNKAGVIGGVAAMLIITLSIPSGETFLYVFARVFETFMGVFVAILVNYDIEQLKLFWEKKRK comes from the coding sequence ATGAGTTATTTTAAAAAATATAAATTTGATAAGTCACAGTTCAAGCTTGGTATGCGAACCTTCAAAACAGGGATTGCCGTATTTATAGTTCTCTTGATTTTTGGTTTTTTTGGCTGGAAGGGGCTTCAAATCGGAGCATTGACAGCAGTCTTCAGTTTACGAGAGAGCTTTGATAAGAGCGTCCATTTTGGAACTTCGCGTATCTTAGGAAATAGTATTGGCGGTTTTTACGCCCTTGTCTTTTTCCTCTTAAACACTTTATTTCATGGAGCCTTTTGGGTAACTTTACTAGTTGTTCCGATTTGCACCATGTTAACCATTATGACAAATGTCGCCATGAACAACAAGGCAGGAGTTATCGGTGGTGTAGCGGCTATGTTGATCATTACCCTATCAATACCGAGCGGAGAAACATTTTTGTACGTGTTTGCACGTGTATTTGAAACATTTATGGGAGTTTTTGTCGCAATCCTTGTAAATTATGATATTGAGCAACTGAAACTCTTTTGGGAGAAAAAAAGAAAATAA